A stretch of the Aspergillus puulaauensis MK2 DNA, chromosome 6, nearly complete sequence genome encodes the following:
- a CDS encoding NAD(P)/FAD-dependent oxidoreductase (COG:E;~EggNog:ENOG410PK56;~InterPro:IPR006076,IPR036188;~PFAM:PF01266,PF00070;~go_function: GO:0016491 - oxidoreductase activity [Evidence IEA];~go_process: GO:0055114 - oxidation-reduction process [Evidence IEA]), whose product MQEKKSVAIIGAGIFGLSLAVALRDKGHKVTVFDRAQYDANGYDPAADDVQAASVDHNKIFRASYGTKLHYQRLAMESREAWMLEDEKRGFSEQDGRWDDRKLFSSSGMLRVQPSDGLGALERETLANMERDGLRDTQFVKSNTEDRDRAARIGWEDKLLDFEIPETSPPATYEAVLDSLAGFVRCSNACAYYQRLAVDKGVEFHFGIEGAVEALVKSKHGSGSESIKVTGVKTKASKAYNADVVVVAAGSFSTQILPDLSYHLESSAGSIAALKIDPADKGLWDKYSPERFPVMTWKSVPRDRSGKDTGSIYVLPRTPEGLVKIGYRGIKFTNFQSAPANTPFTQDGQWSVPLPPEECSKLHESAIYAIKQFVSIFLPEFHGVPFDFTKLCWYTDSLDNSFVIDYVPDYADNSVFVCTGGSGHGAKFLPILGQHAADILEHGDKSTSYMRPFWRWRPDAPRRNGLEEGPDGPRNLKRG is encoded by the exons atgcaagaaaagaaatctgttgccatcatcggcg CCGGCATATTCGGCCTTTCGTTGGCTGTTGCGCTGCGAGACAAAG GCCACAAAGTTACTGTCTTTGACCGCGCGCAGTACGACGCGAATGGATACGACCCCGCTGCCGACGACGTCCAGGCCGCTTCTGTAGATCATAACAAGATA TTTCGCGCCTCGTATGGAACAAAACTCCACTACCAGCgcctggcgatggagagCCGCGAGGCCTGGATGctcgaggatgagaaaaGAGGGTTCTCGGAGCAAGACGGCCGCTGGGATGATCGCAAGCTCTTCTCATCTAGCGGGATGCTGCGAGTCCAGCCGTCGGACGGTCTTGGTGCGCTGGAAAGGGAGACGTTGGCTAATATGGAGCGCGATGGTCTCCGGGACACACAGTTTGTCAAGAGTAACACTGAGGACCGCGATCGCGCCGCAAGGATTGGTTGGGAAGACAAGCTGCTCGACTTTGAGATTCCAGAGACTTCCCCTCCTGCTACTTACGAGGCAGTTCTTGATTCATTAGCTGGCTTTGTGAGGTGTAGCAATGCCTGCGCTTACTATCAAAGGTTGGCTGTCGACAAGGGGGTGGAATTCCATTTCGGCATTGAAGGCGCGGTTGAGGCCCTTGTGAAGTCGAAAcatggctctggctctgaaAGCATAAAGGTCACAGGGGTAAAGACAAAGGCCAGTAAAGCGTACAATGCagatgtggttgttgttgcgg CCGGGTCCTTCTCAACACAGATTCTTCCTGACTTGAGCTACCATTTGGAGTCCTCTGCAGGAAGCATTGCCGCCTTGAAGATCGACCCGGCCGACAAAGGCCTGTGGGACAAATACTCACCGGAGCGATTTCCCGTCATGACGTGGAAAAGCGTCCCCCGAGATAGGTCTGGGAAAGACACAGGCAGCATTTATGTTCTGCCGCGAACCCCAGAGGGCTTGGTAAAAATTGGCTATCGTGGAATCAAG TTCACAAACTTCCAGTCCGCCCCTGCAAACACACCCTTTACACAGGACGGCCAGTGGTCAGTGCCGCTTCCACCAGAGGAGTGCTCTAAGCTTCACGAGTCTGCAATATACGCCATTAAGCAATTTGTCTCGATTTTCCTACCCGAATTCCACGGTGTCCCGTTCGATTTCACCAAGCTTTGCTGGTATACCGACTCCTTGGATAATTCTTTTGTG ATCGATTACGTACCAGACTATGCAGACAACTCCGTTTTTGTTTGTACAGGAGGAAGCGGCCACGGCGCAAAGTTCCTCCCTATTCTTGGCCAG CATGCGGCGGATATCCTTGAACATGGTGATAAGAGCACTTCATATATGCGCCCATTCTGGCGTTGGAGACCCGATGCCCCTCGACGGAATGGACTTGAGGAAGGACCGGATGGACCGCGAAATCTCAAACGGGGCTGA
- a CDS encoding uncharacterized protein (COG:G;~EggNog:ENOG410QD9P;~InterPro:IPR020846,IPR011701,IPR036259;~PFAM:PF07690;~TransMembrane:12 (i25-54o66-86i98-116o122-142i154-174o186-206i227-251o263-282i294-313o319-341i353-373o385-408i);~go_function: GO:0022857 - transmembrane transporter activity [Evidence IEA];~go_process: GO:0055085 - transmembrane transport [Evidence IEA]), with protein MSRSRVEKARSSEIAPADDFPEGGYGWICVLCIFLINAHTWGINSAYGVILAFYLSSDQFPGTPAIVYALVSGLSISCALLIAPLITSLPPWIPTRVFIVLGVILSTASMVSASFVTASWQLFLSQGICFGFGMSCLFITTVGIPNQWFSKRRGIANGIVAAGSGTGGLIYSLATNRMIQTLGFRWAFRVLGIVSFAVNLVCGMLVRERKVSRKKRIQIRLSLLREPRYLLFLAWGSLSVLGYISLLFSLASYARAIGLSSDTGSLASALLNLGQALGRPLVGALSDRFGRIRVPAVATALCGLFCMVFWPLTTQKGSLFAFSILAGMEAGTIWAAAPAIAAELVALQEVGGALAIFWLVCVPPGTVAEVIALELRNPSSIQGPYFPVQMFTGAVYLVAGGALAVLVLRGQRGSTVHTI; from the exons ATGTCTAGGTCTCGTGTGGAAAAGGCTCGCTCATCGGAGATTGCACCTGCCGACGACTTCCCTGAAGGCGGCTATGGCTGGATATGCGTGCTGtgcatcttcctcatcaacgcTCATACCTGGGGGATCAATAGT GCCTACGGAGTCATCCTGGCCTTCTACCTCTCCTCCGACCAATTCCCAGGCACACCAGCCATCGTCTACGCCCTCGTCAGCGGCCTCAGCATCTCCTGCGCCCTCCTGATAGCCCCCCTAAtcacctccctccccccaTGGATCCCCACCcgcgtcttcatcgtcctcggcgtcatcctctcaaccgcctccatggtctccgcctccttcgtCACAGCCAGCTGgcagctcttcctcagccagggcatctgcttcggcttcggcatgTCCtgcctcttcatcaccaccgTCGGCATCCCAAACCAATGGTTCAGCAAACGCCGCGGCATCGCAAACGGCATTGTCGCGGCTGGCTCGGGAACCGGAGGCCTCATCTACTCCCTCGCAACAAACCGCATGATCCAGACCCTGGGATTCCGCTGGGCGTTTCGCGTCCTCGGGATCGTCTCCTTCGCTGTGAATCTCGTCTGTGGGATGCTCGTGCGCGAGCGGAAAGTCTCGCGGAAGAAACGCATCCAGATTCGTCTCTCTCTCCTTCGTGAACCGAGatacctcctcttccttgctTGGGGGTCCCTGAGTGTCCTCGGGTATATATCACTCCTGTTTAGTCTGGCTAGCTACGCCAGAGCTATCGGGCTATCCTCCGATACAGGGAGTCTCGCCAGTGCACTACTCAATCTCGGCCAAGCGCTCGGCCGGCCTCTAGTCGGCGCGTTGAGTGACCGATTCGGCCGCATCCGTGTCCCCGCGGTAGCGACTGCACTGTGCGGCTTGTTTTGCATGGTATTCTGGCCGCTCACCACGCAGAAGGGTTCCCTCTTCGCGTTCTCGATTCTAGCGGGTATGGAAGCTGGGACGATCTGGGCTGCTGCGCCGGCGATAGCGGCTGAGCTTGTTGCGTTGCAGGAGGTGGGTGGTGCGTTGGCGATCTTCTGGCTTGTTTGTGTACCGCCCGGGACGGTGGCGGAGGTTATTGCGTTGGAGTTGAGGAATCCGAGTAGCATCCAAGGGCCGTACTTCCCTGTTCAGATGTTTACGGGGGCGGTTTACTTGGTAGCGGGGGGTGCGCTGGCGGTTCTTGTTTTGAGGGGTCAGCGCGGTAGTACAGTGCATACAATCTAG
- a CDS encoding uncharacterized protein (COG:S;~EggNog:ENOG410PNMJ;~InterPro:IPR036864,IPR007219,IPR001138;~PFAM:PF00172;~go_function: GO:0000981 - DNA-binding transcription factor activity, RNA polymerase II-specific [Evidence IEA];~go_function: GO:0003677 - DNA binding [Evidence IEA];~go_function: GO:0008270 - zinc ion binding [Evidence IEA];~go_process: GO:0006351 - transcription, DNA-templated [Evidence IEA];~go_process: GO:0006355 - regulation of transcription, DNA-templated [Evidence IEA]), producing the protein MSDTASAYACGPCRAAKVGCDKSRPHCMRCLRRGLDCCYAPKPASLCRNSGRATSNSSRSLSINTQSRLASHSPRTNSESKSPTSLVQKRNRVPKACLRCRQLKIKCDRQQPCSRCIKANGGRDCHYPRPTTEPDKEFVPLWKQTFHSGIHWSGLVQNIQSLLKHRRWAESQEQADQHVTFSSVDNIFGNIGPLSSAPRRTLLSYIPPRDVAESFIAQYLDSVEPYHQILHVPTFKEELEVFWSKPGTVGDGWLAQLFAILALGCQLHCTPASTNSNKGISPDRLFEGAQACLQRTPFMIRPQLMSIRALCLFVIFKQTKVMMTCVECDALWPATGLIVRLAVLLGLHSTDSAQHPQFESSETTIRNRLWAAVILLDLRQSLAAGMPIIPPSRDLIAEPLFTIHQQTPAPGTDLVFPLVLYDILPQIFRILELATSPQVTLAYSQVASYDRQIRALLKYHESSFLTYEHEHEHEHEQDEQVAVNARFQWTMTNVFFRRVLLALHSRLYQEPDAPTRYPVSYWSSLECSIALLSTQRELWDTSSSPSPSVSDLEAKTAAFLARLFIQDFFLAVVTICFHLVQEQAPLVSGNGLWCQGHARRTILELLRSCRDIWGVERGAPVCHGRSFRMIDGMVRFLESGSGSGLGSGSRGSGSASDDWEDEVGVEVVRCTCAKEGCEVFSLEQWVDGFAGY; encoded by the exons ATGTCTGATACTGCCTCCGCCTATGCCTGCGGGCCCTGTCGTGCTGCTAAGGTGGGCTGTGACAAGTCGCGGCCGCACTGCATGCGCTGTCTGCGCAGGGGCCTGGACTGCTGCTATGCGCCGAAACCGGCGTCGCTCTGTCGGAATTCCGGTCGTGCAACGTCTAATAGCAGTCGCAGTCTGTCTATCAACACTCAATCGCGTCTGGCATCTCACTCTCCAAGGACAAATAGTGAGAGCAAGTCACCTACAAGCTTGGTCCAG AAACGGAACCGGGTTCCCAAGGCTTGTCTGCGCTGTCGCCAGTTGAAGATCAAATGTGACCGGCAGCAGCCATGCAGTCGCTGCATCAAGGCCAACGGCGGCCGCGACTGTCACTATCCAAGGCCTACGACTGAGCCAGATAAAGAGTTTGTTCCGCTTTGGAAGCAGACCTTTCACAGTGGGATCCACTGGTCAGGACTCGTTCAGAAT atccagagtctGTTGAAGCACCGTCGGTGGGCTGaaagccaggaacaggccgaCCAGCATGTAACATTCTCGTCTGTCGATAACATCTTTGGCAACATCGGTCCGCTGTCGAGTGCACCGCGGAGAACGCTGCTGTCCTACATACCCCCAAGGGATGTTGCCGAGTCATTCATCGCACAGTACCTGGACAGCGTTGAGCCGTATCACCAGATCCTGCATGTACCCACCTTCAAAGAGGAACTTGAAGTCTTCTGGAGCAAGCCCGGGACAGTTGGCGACGGATGGCTGGCGCAGCTATTTGCCATCCTTGCCCTGGGCTGCCAGCTACACTGCACACCTGCATCAACAAACAGCAACAAGGGCATCTCGCCAGACCGGCTGTTCGAAGGAGCCCAGGCGTGTCTGCAGCGAACGCCATTCATGATACGACCACAGCTGATGAGCATTCGAGCATTGTGCCTTTTTGTTATCTTCAAACAGACCAAAGTCATGATGACCTGCGTCGAATGCGACGCGCTCTGGCCTGCAACAGGCCTCATTGTCCGGCTTGCAGTATTACTAGGCCTTCACTCAACCGATTCAGCCCAGCATCCCCAGTTCGAGTCCAGCGAAACCACCATCCGGAATCGTCTCTGGGCGGCGGTCATATTGCTAGATCTGCGCCAGAGCCTCGCAGCCGGCATGCCCATAATCCCACCATCACGAGATCTCATCGCAGAGCCCTTATTCACAATACACCAGCAAACTCCTGCCCCTGGTACAGACCTTGTCTTCCCCCTCGTCCTCTACGACATCCTCCCCCAGAtcttccgcatcctcgaACTCGCCACCTCACCCCAGGTAACCCTCGCATACAGCCAAGTCGCCAGCTACGACCGCCAAATCCGCGCCCTGCTCAAATACCACGAATCCTCCTTCCTCACatatgaacatgaacatgaacatgaacatgagCAAGACGAACAAGTCGCCGTCAACGCCCGCTTCCAATGGACCATGACAAACGTCTTCTTCCGCcgcgtcctcctcgccctgcaCAGCCGTCTATATCAAGAACCAGACGCCCCAACCCGCTACCCAGTCTCATACTGGTCCTCGCTGGAATGCAGCATCGCCTTACTCTCCACGCAGCGCGAGCTATGGGacacatcctcctccccctccccctctgTTTCAGATTTAGAAGCAAAAACAGCCGCgttcctcgcccgcctcttcatccaggacttcttcctcgcggtAGTGACAATCTGCTTCCACCTGGTGCAGGAACAGGCCCCGCTTGTATCCGGGAATGGATTGTGGTGTCAGGGTCATGCGCGGCGGACGATATTGGAGCTGTTGCGCTCGTGTCGTGATATTTGGGGGGTGGAGAGGGGGGCGCCGGTTTGTCATGGGAGGTCGTTTCGGATGATTGATGGGATGGTGAGGTTTTTggaatctggatctgggTCGGGGTTGGGGTCGGGGTCAAGGGGGAGTGGAAGTGCAAGTGACGATtgggaggacgaggttggggtggaggtggtgagGTGTACGTGTGCTAAAGAGGGATGTGAAGTATTTTCTCTGGAGCAGTGGGTGGACGGGTTTGCTGGATATTAG
- a CDS encoding uncharacterized protein (COG:S;~EggNog:ENOG410Q1M7;~TransMembrane:1 (o171-196i)), which translates to MSDFDTSPPVGFYLRHNGTCADNQIQCSSEPQWSDSYGEWFNCCPEGTFCVDNTCCPSTSGCKEAIESDPHCANNQTWDLYSQGGGYFCCEHGTIGYVNSGLMVGNSKASGVACAEHWMQGDNYDVLTAEAKGTPTPSSTPSASASASSSPTATETGSTDSGSDSSKRTAIIGGVVGGVVGGLAGIALIIALVWMLKRRRRKQAQGATALPDGAEGSVPGTTVPANEYKGAFGELPDTHVRSELSGSPNGMAHELPAETSR; encoded by the exons ATGAGCGACTTCGACACAAGCCCGCCCGTCGGCTTCTACCTGCGACACAACGGCACCTGCGCAGACAACCAGATCCAGTGCAGCTCCGAACCGCAATGGTCCGACTCCTACGGCGAGTGGTTCAACTGCTGTCCCGAGGGCACCTTCTGCGTCGACAACACCTGCTGCCCGAGCACCTCGGGGTGCAAGGAAGCCATCGAGAGCGACCCGCACTGCGCGAACAACCAGACGTGGGACCTGTATTCGCAGGGCGGCGGCTATTTCTGCTGCGAGCACGGCACGATCGGGTATGTGAATAGCGGGCTGATGGTGGGGAATTCGAAGGCGAGTGGTGTTGCTTGTGCCGAGCATTGGATGCAGGGGGATAATTACGATGTTCTGACTGCGGAGGCGAAGG GCACACCCACCCcatcatcaacgccgtccGCATCTGCATCAgcatcctcgtcaccaaCCGCAACAGAGACAGGCAGCACAGACTCCGGCTCCGACTCCTCCAAGCGCACCGCCATTATCGGCGGCGTCGTCGGCGGTGTCGTCGGTGGTCTTGCCGGAATCGCGCTCATAATCGCCCTGGTGTGGATGCTCAAGCGCCGCCGACGAAAACAGGCCCAGGGCGCGACTGCGCTCCCAGACGGCGCCGAGGGCAGCGTACCGGGGACTACAGTGCCGGCCAACGAGTACAAGGGGGCCTTTGGGGAGCTCCCTGATACCCATGTCCGGTCGGAGCTGTCTGGGTCTCCGAATGGGATGGCGCATGAATTGCCTGCTGAGACGAGTCGGTAG
- a CDS encoding uncharacterized protein (COG:Q;~EggNog:ENOG410PK1A;~InterPro:IPR001128,IPR002397,IPR017972,IPR036396;~PFAM:PF00067;~TransMembrane:1 (o20-40i);~go_function: GO:0005506 - iron ion binding [Evidence IEA];~go_function: GO:0016705 - oxidoreductase activity, acting on paired donors, with incorporation or reduction of molecular oxygen [Evidence IEA];~go_function: GO:0020037 - heme binding [Evidence IEA];~go_process: GO:0055114 - oxidation-reduction process [Evidence IEA]), which yields MDSPMYNISESWSKPTMTNAGTGWAAWQYVVTILLGVVVYDQVMYIWRKGSIAGPAFKIPLMGPFIQALHPRFESYLEQWASGPLSCVSIFHKFVVLASDRDLAHKVFKSPTYAEPCIVPMAKEILGHKAWVFLQGKAHTEYRRGLAPLFTNKAISTYLPAQERVLAHYFDKFVTASAANSLRPMAFMTLFREINCALSIRTFFGEYISQDAVKKIADDFYLATAALELVNVPLSIYIPYTKPWLGKRTANAVHAEFAKAAAACKANMATGAEPTCIVDHWVLHMMESARYHEALAAGDGKTEIPKPPNLIREFTNTEISETLFTFLFASQDASSSATTWLFQILAQRPDVLTKLRAENLAARNGDRFKPFDLPMLENLPYTAAVIKELLRHRPPVIFVPYLATKPFPITQSYTVPKGAMIIPSCYPALHDPAAYPNPDVFDPDRWITGDAEKQTKNWLVFGAGPHDCLARRYVPLSMAGMIGKAALELDWEHVPTERSEEIRVFATLFPMDGCQLVFTRRE from the exons ATGGACTCTCCAATGTATAATATCTCGGAGTCATGGTCGAAACCCACCATGACAAACGCAGGAACCGGCTGGGCTGCGTGGCAGTACGTCGTCACAATCCTGCTCGGCGTCGTTGTCTATGATCAAG TCATGTACATCTGGCGAAAAGGCTCCATTGCCGGACCTGCATTCAAAATCCCTCTGATGGGCCCGTTCATCCAGGCACTGCATCCCAGGTTCGAGTCCTACCTGGAGCAGTGGGCAAGCGGACCACTCAGTTGTGTATCAATCTTTCACAA GTTCGTCGTGCTCGCCTCTGACCGCGACCTCGCCCACAAAGTCTTCAAATCCCCAACATACGCCGAACCCTGCATCGTGCCCATGGCCAAAGAGATCCTGGGCCACAAGGCCTGGGTCTTCCTCCAAGGCAAAGCGCACACCGAGTACCGGCGCGGGCTCGCCCCTCTCTTCACCAACAAAGCCATATCCACCTACCTCCCAGCCCAAGAACGCGTTCTGGCGCACTACTTTGACAAGTTTGTCACAGCCAGCGCTGCCAACAGTCTCCGCCCCATGGCCTTCATGACCCTATTCCGCGAGATCAACTGCGCCCTCTCCATCCGCACCTTCTTCGGCGAGTACATCTCCCAAGACGCCGTCAAGAAAATCGCAGACGACTTCTACCTCGCCACTGCCGCGCTCGAGCTCGTCAATGTCCCGCTGTCAATCTACATCCCATACACAAAGCCCTGGTTGGGAAAGCGCACCGCCAACGCCGTCCACGCCGAATTCGCAAAAGCTGCGGCCGCTTGTAAAGCCAACATGGCCACCGGCGCTGAACCAACCTGCATCGTCGACCACTGGGTCTTACACATGATGGAGTCAGCCAGATACCACGAAGCCCTAGCCGCCGGTGACGGCAAAACAGAGATTCCCAAACCACCCAACCTGATCCGCGAATTCACGAACACCGAAATCTCCGAAACCCTAttcaccttcctcttcgcgtCCCAGGACGCAAGTTCCAGCGCAACAACCTGGCTTTTCCAGATCCTCGCCCAACGACCCGACGTCCTCACCAAGCTGCGGGCCGAAAACCTAGCCGCCAGAAACGGAGACCGCTTTAAACCTTTTGACCTCCCCATGCTCGAGAATCTGCCCTACACGGCCGCCGTGATTAAGGAGCTCCTGCGACACAGACCACCTGTTATCTTCGTGCCTTATCTCGCAACGAAACCATTCCCCATTACACAGAGTTATACAGTCCCCAAAGGAGCAATGATTATCCCATCTTGTTATCCAGCCCTGCATGACCCAGCGGCATACCCCAACCCGGACGTATTCGACCCAGACCGCTGGATTACGGGAGATGCAGAGAAGCAGACGAAGAACTGGCTGGTGTTTGGGGCGGGCCCGCATGATTGTCTGGCGAGACGGTATGTGCCGTTGTCGATGGCGGGGATGATTGGCaaggcggcgctggagttgGATTGGGAGCATGTGCCTACCGAGAGGTCTGAGGAGATTAGGGTGTTTGCGACGTTGTTTCCGAtg GATGGGTGTCAGTTGGTGTTTACGAGGAGGGAGTGA